A single Vigna radiata var. radiata cultivar VC1973A chromosome 8, Vradiata_ver6, whole genome shotgun sequence DNA region contains:
- the LOC106770442 gene encoding nuclear transcription factor Y subunit B-5, protein MGDNINIGKVLDRECFKYNFTSSTSTATATASDTSAQDGVIKEQDRLLPIANVGRIMKQTLPPNAKISKEAKETMQECVSEFISFVTGEASDKCHKEKRKTVNGDDICWALATLGFDDYAEPLKRYLHKYRELEGERATQNKSNTYENI, encoded by the coding sequence ATGGGTGACAACATCAACATTGGCAAAGTCTTAGACAGAGAATGCTTTAAGTACAACTTCACATCTTCAACTTCAACTGCAACTGCAACTGCAAGTGACACCTCTGCACAAGATGGGGTCATCAAAGAGCAGGATCGGTTGCTTCCAATAGCTAATGTGGGCAGAATCATGAAGCAAACTCTTCCCCCTAATGCCAAGATCtcaaaagaagcaaaagaaaccATGCAGGAATGTGTGTCTGAGTTCATCAGCTTTGTCACTGGGGAAGCTTCTGACAAGTGTCACAAGGAGAAGCGCAAAACCGTCAATGGTGACGATATTTGCTGGGCCTTGGCTACCCTAGGGTTTGATGACTACGCTGAGCCTCTTAAAAGGTACTTGCATAAGTATAGGGAGTTGGAGGGGGAGAGGGCTACCCAAAATAAGAGTAACACTTatgaaaacatataa